A window of Octopus sinensis linkage group LG29, ASM634580v1, whole genome shotgun sequence contains these coding sequences:
- the LOC115226225 gene encoding pantetheinase-like, whose protein sequence is MNFVYTIIFFLQLPVLLSAEKTFTAAVFEPTIPRRSSMGLVSRDNAIEQMKNILKGYAEVAATASKKGVDILVFPENGLIAHLDNITRLSIRSFLDLIPEPNKEKPWIPCNEPYLYPRTEIQQVISCIAKINRIYLVVNVGDIQPCNRLEDADCPKDGLYQYNTNVVYSSEGALVSRYHKKHLLFEYHYNSPKIAEYGVFDTPFGRFASITGYDIYFNDTLNELVTKHQVSNILFPNQWLDFPPFYLSSLFHNSIAKAFNINLISANIRKENGYYARGGSGIYTPSINRYVYKPFNPAPPDEYIQLQVKNLEKSERKFLLPPKRKVPKSDNPDVRTKRMALFFNVSAVMLQKDSGVVSVCKYNACCSLQYEFMSKRNSAFNINYILAIRNEEFVDAFAMQSCILCPIKDDKISCLMSLPAGIPDGDVSFRKLKMTAHNFNTSYFFPHIATFNSSTYDINTSWEHDRGEIEITEPVKKVFNAVIFGRLYPNSATATFAIFPAILLILLNLISKELLV, encoded by the exons ATGAATTTCGTGTAtactattatatttttcttgcaaCTCCCCGTGTTGCTGTCTGCGGAGAAAACTTTTACGGCCGCCGTTTTTGAGCCGACGATACCAAGGAGATCATCCATGGGTTTGGTTTCGCGTGACAATGCCATCGAACAAATGAAGAATATCCTGAAAGGATACGCTGAGGTTGCTGCAACGGCTAGCAAAAAG GGTGTGGATATTTTGGTATTTCCTGAAAACGGCCTTATTGCACATTTGGACAATATCACTCGCCTTAGTATTAGGAGCTTTCTCGATCTTATACCAGAGCCTAACAAAGAGAAACCCTGGATTCCATGTAATGAACCTTATCTCTATCCAAGAACAGAAATTCAGCAAGTTATTAGCTGCATTGCCAAAATAAACAGGATTTATCTTGTAGTCAATGTCGGAGACATACAACCCTGCAATCGTTTAGAAGATGCAGACTGCCCTAAAGATGGACTATACCAATACAACACAAATGTTGTGTATTCATCTGAAGGGGCCCTTGTTTCCAGATATCACAAAAAACATCTTTTGTTTGAGTACCATTACAACTCCCCCAAGATTGCAGAATATGGAGTGTTTGATACCCCATTTGGCCGTTTTGCAAGCATCACAGGTTATGATATATACTTCAATGACACGCTAAATGAATTAGTAACGAAACATCaagtttcaaatattctttttccaAATCAATGGCTTGACTTTCCTCCTTTCTATCTCTCATCCTTATTCCACAATTCAATTGCTAAAGCCTTTAATATAAACCTTATTTCTGCGAATATCAGAAAAGAGAACGGATATTACGCACGAGGCGGAAGCGGAATTTACACACCCTCAATAAATCGTTATGTATATAAACCCTTCAACCCTGCTCCTCCAGATGAATATATTCAGTTACAAGTTAAAAATCTTGAAAAGTcagaaagaaaatttcttttgcCGCCAAAACGTAAAGTTCCCAAATCAGACAACCCCGATGTTAGAACAAAACGCATGgcattattttttaatgtatctgCTGTGATGCTTCAGAAGGATTCGGgcgttgttagtgtgtgtaaatataatgcaTGTTGTTCGCTTCAGTATGAATTCATGTCTAAAAGAAATTCAGCGTTtaatatcaattatattttaGCAATCAGAAACGAGGAATTTGTTGATGCTTTTGCCATGCAATCATGCATTTTATGTCCAATCAAAGATGACAAAATATCATGTCTGATGTCTTTACCGGCCGGTATCCCCGATGGAGATGTTAGCTTTCGCAAACTAAAGATGACGGCTCATAATTTTAATACTTCTTATTTTTTCCCCCATATTGCGACATTCAATTCAAGTACTTACGATATCAATACATCTTGGGAGCATGACAGAGGAGAAATAGAAATTACAGAACCTGTTAAAAAGGTTTTTAACGCTGTTATATTCGGAAGATTGTATCCCAATTCAGCTACAGCCACATTCGCAATATTTCCAGCCATTCTATTGATCTTGTTAAATTTAATATCGAAGGAACTTCTTGTTTAA
- the LOC115226019 gene encoding zinc finger protein OZF-like — translation MENELCMENVKCETEPVGNDIPEEVPKTMGKPSYYCEFCEKRFTHKGNYAAHRRVHTGEKPYHCDICGKSFCKGSHLTRHRHVHTGEKPYQCDICGKSFSVGPNLTRHKRIHTGEKPYHCPICGATFSEGGNLIRHKRIHTGEKPYVCDICGKSFSIKGDLTRHRRVHTGEKPYYCGVCGKSFSTNGDLTRHNRIHTGERPFHCVICGKSFSRNEELTIHKRIHTGEKPYHCDICGKSFSEGSHLKTHKHTHTGEKPYECATCGKSFSQNYRLTKHKLIHTANKPDGCDKGGESFSAKSQVTTSDYVNQGEKPYFCDVCGKSFSATFYLTRHIRIHTGEKPYHCDICGKAFSVISNLTGHKRIHTGEKPYCCDVCGKSFSIISNLTGHKRIHTGEKPYHCDVCGKSFSVVSNLTIHKRIHTGEKRHHCEVCDKSFSQRIVSSSNQTELASHTYATMST, via the exons ATGGAAAACGAATTGTGTATGGAGAATGTTAAATGCGAAACAGAGCCTGTAGGGAATGATATTCCTGAGGAAGTCCCAAAAACTATGGGGAAACCATCATATTATTGTGAGTTTTGTGAAAAGCGCTTTACTCACAAAGGCAACTACGCTGCCCACCGGCgtgttcatacgggagagaagccatatcactgtgatatctgtgggaaatcgtTCTGTAAAGGAAGTCACTTAACCAGGCATAGACATGTTCATACaggcgagaaaccatatcagtgtgatatctgtggtaaatcattctctgtgggGCCTAACTTAACTAGGCACAAACGCatccatacaggggagaaaccatatcactgcccTATCTGCGGCGCCACATTCTCCGAAGGAGGGAACTTGATTAGACACAAGCGtatccatacaggtgagaagccatacgtctgtgatatctgtggtaaatcattctcgatAAAAGGCGATTTAACTCGACATAGAcgcgttcatacaggagagaagccatattactGTGgtgtctgcggtaaatcattttcAACGAATGGTGATTTAACGAGGCAcaatcgtattcatacaggtgagagacCGTTTCACTGCgtaatctgtggtaaatcattctctcgaaatgaaGAGCTGACTATTCACAAACGaatccatacaggtgagaaaccatatcactgtgatatctgtggtaaatcattctctgaggGAAGCCACTTAAAGACgcataaacacacccatacaggtgagaaaccgtaCGAGTGTgccacctgtggtaaatcattctctcagaattatCGCTTGACTAAGCACAAACTCATTCATACTGCAAACAAACCAGACGGCTGTGATAAGGGTGGTGAATCTTTCTCTGCGAAAAGTCAGGTAACTACATCCGATTATGTCAACcaaggtgagaaaccatatttcTGCGACGTCTGCGGAAAATCATTTTCCGCAACATTTTATCTAACTAGGCACATAcgaattcatacaggtgagaagccctaccactgtgacatctgtggcaaAGCATTTTCTGTGATAAGTAATTTAACgggacataaacgtattcatacaggtgagaagccctattgctgtgatgtctgtggtaaatcattctctataaTTAGTAATTTGACtgggcacaaacgtattcatacaggtgagaagccgtaTCACTGCGATgtgtgtggtaaatcattctccgtaGTCAGTAACCTGactattcacaaacgtattcatacaggtgagaaacggCATCACTGTGaagtctgtgataaatcattttctcaaagaa TTGTATCCAGTTCAAACCAGACAgaactggcctctcacacctatgctACAATGTCAACCTAA